A single Streptomyces sannanensis DNA region contains:
- a CDS encoding helical backbone metal receptor, translating into MRVVSLVPSLTEAIAVSAPGLLVGATDWCSHPGGLDVVRIRGTKNPDVEKIGRLRPDLVVANEEENREPDLAALRAAGLEVLLTEVRTLPQAFQELERTLEACGVSRPRWLDEAEAAWDAVVPYEWLSAVVPIWRRPWMVLGRDTFAGDLLARLGVRNLYDAHADRYPRIPIDELNASGADLVVLPDEPYAFTADDGPEAFPGMPAALVSGRHLTWYGPSLAEAPAALAAALRAAHR; encoded by the coding sequence ATGCGTGTCGTCTCGCTCGTCCCCTCCCTCACCGAGGCGATCGCCGTCAGTGCCCCGGGTCTGCTGGTCGGCGCCACCGACTGGTGCAGCCACCCGGGGGGCCTCGACGTCGTACGGATCAGAGGCACCAAGAACCCGGACGTCGAGAAGATCGGCCGGCTCCGCCCCGACCTCGTCGTCGCCAATGAGGAGGAGAACCGCGAGCCCGACCTGGCCGCGCTGCGCGCCGCCGGACTGGAGGTGCTGCTCACCGAGGTGCGCACCCTGCCGCAGGCCTTCCAGGAACTGGAACGGACCCTCGAGGCGTGCGGGGTGTCACGCCCCCGCTGGCTCGACGAGGCGGAGGCGGCCTGGGACGCCGTGGTCCCGTACGAGTGGCTGAGCGCCGTGGTGCCGATCTGGCGGCGTCCCTGGATGGTCCTCGGCCGCGACACCTTCGCCGGTGACCTGCTGGCCAGGCTGGGCGTGCGCAATCTCTACGACGCGCACGCCGACCGTTACCCCCGTATCCCGATCGACGAGCTGAACGCTTCCGGGGCGGACCTGGTCGTGCTCCCCGACGAGCCGTACGCCTTCACCGCGGACGACGGGCCCGAGGCGTTCCCGGGGATGCCCGCCGCGCTCGTCAGCGGACGTCATCTCACCTGGTACGGGCCGTCGCTGGCCGAGGCGCCTGCGGCGCTGGCTGCGGCGCTGCGAGCAGCACACCGCTGA
- a CDS encoding XRE family transcriptional regulator: MDDKDSKDTLRVGAAVRRRRRALDLTLAAVAARSGLSVPFLSQIENERARPSMRSLERVADALETTAVQLLAAADAARTVDVVRAGDDSGLVADTRVRPVVHGHHQLHALEFTGEHDAGREYRHRNDELMYIADGTAEVEAEGRAYRLERGDTLYLSGGVRHRWRATEPGTRILVVAVADHVEVTES, from the coding sequence ATGGACGACAAGGACTCGAAGGACACGCTTCGGGTGGGCGCGGCTGTCCGCAGAAGGCGCAGGGCCCTGGACCTGACACTCGCAGCTGTCGCCGCGCGCAGTGGCCTCTCCGTGCCGTTCCTCAGCCAGATCGAGAACGAGCGGGCCCGCCCCAGCATGCGCTCGCTCGAGCGGGTCGCGGACGCACTGGAGACCACGGCGGTGCAGCTGCTCGCGGCGGCCGACGCGGCCCGTACCGTCGACGTCGTACGGGCCGGTGACGATTCCGGTCTCGTCGCGGACACCCGGGTGCGCCCCGTCGTGCACGGCCACCACCAGCTGCACGCCCTGGAATTCACCGGCGAGCACGACGCGGGCCGCGAATACCGGCACCGCAACGACGAGCTGATGTACATCGCCGACGGCACCGCCGAGGTGGAGGCCGAAGGCCGGGCGTACCGGCTGGAACGCGGCGACACCCTGTATCTGTCCGGCGGAGTAAGGCACCGCTGGCGCGCCACCGAGCCCGGCACTCGCATCCTCGTCGTCGCCGTCGCCGACCACGTCGAAGTCACGGAGTCCTGA
- a CDS encoding ABC transporter permease/substrate binding protein: MPRIPLGDWVDSAVGFLQSHLSWLFDAISALVTGMYDAVDAVLSAPAPLLLAGILAVAAWWLRGLLAGVLAFAGFALVDSVELWDEAMGTLSLVLVATVVTLALAVPLGIWSSRSKTVSAVVRPVLDFMQTMPAMVYLIPGIIFFGVGVVPGIIATIVFALAPGVRMTELGIRQVDGELVEAAEAFGTTPRDTLLRVQLPLALPTLMAGINQVIMLGLSMVVIAGMVGGGGLGGAVYRAIGNVDIGLGFEAGVSIVILAMYLDRMTGALGRQVSPLGRRALAKARAAAGGRLRIRNHRPRPAFAVAGIVVLSLIAGGMGMFGGTTSGTAVAGTGTGNGKKISLGYIPWDEGVASTFLWKELLEEHGYEVDAKQYEAGALYTGMAGGQIDFQTDAWLPVTHANYWAKYRNELEDMGAWYGPTSLELAVPSYMKGIDSLDDLKGKSDQFKGRIIGIEPSAGMMGLLKDKVLPAYGLDKEYQVVDGSTPGMLAELKRAYAKKEPIVVTLWSPHWAYSDYDLKKLKDPKGTWGKGDGVHTLTRKGFAEDNPEVAKWLKSFKLSEQQLTGLEAKIQQTGKGKEQEAVRAWLKENPGLAEKLTPTG, encoded by the coding sequence ATGCCTAGGATCCCGCTCGGCGACTGGGTCGACAGCGCAGTCGGCTTCCTCCAGAGCCACCTCTCCTGGCTGTTCGACGCGATCAGCGCCCTTGTCACCGGCATGTACGACGCGGTCGACGCGGTGCTCTCCGCCCCCGCGCCGCTGCTCCTCGCGGGCATCCTCGCCGTCGCCGCATGGTGGCTGCGGGGCCTGCTCGCCGGCGTCCTCGCCTTCGCCGGATTCGCGCTCGTCGACTCGGTCGAGCTGTGGGACGAGGCCATGGGCACCCTGTCGCTGGTGCTCGTCGCGACCGTGGTCACCCTGGCGCTGGCCGTGCCGCTCGGCATCTGGTCGTCGCGGTCCAAGACGGTCAGCGCGGTCGTCCGTCCCGTGCTGGACTTCATGCAGACCATGCCGGCGATGGTCTATCTGATCCCCGGCATCATCTTCTTCGGCGTCGGTGTCGTCCCCGGCATCATCGCCACCATCGTCTTCGCGCTGGCTCCGGGCGTACGGATGACCGAGCTCGGCATCCGCCAGGTCGACGGCGAACTCGTCGAGGCCGCCGAGGCATTCGGCACCACGCCCCGCGACACCCTGCTGCGGGTGCAGCTCCCGCTCGCCCTGCCCACCCTCATGGCGGGCATCAACCAGGTCATCATGCTGGGCCTGTCGATGGTCGTCATCGCCGGCATGGTCGGCGGCGGCGGTCTGGGCGGCGCGGTCTACCGCGCCATCGGCAACGTCGACATCGGCCTCGGCTTCGAGGCGGGCGTCTCCATCGTCATCCTGGCCATGTACCTGGACCGGATGACCGGTGCCCTCGGCCGCCAGGTCTCCCCGCTGGGCCGCCGGGCCCTCGCCAAGGCCAGGGCCGCGGCCGGCGGCCGCCTCCGCATCCGGAACCACCGTCCCCGCCCCGCCTTCGCGGTCGCCGGCATCGTCGTCCTGTCGCTGATCGCCGGCGGCATGGGCATGTTCGGCGGGACCACCTCCGGGACCGCGGTGGCCGGGACCGGCACCGGCAACGGCAAGAAGATCTCCCTGGGCTACATCCCCTGGGACGAGGGTGTCGCCTCCACCTTCCTGTGGAAGGAACTGCTGGAAGAACACGGCTACGAGGTCGACGCCAAGCAGTACGAGGCCGGGGCGCTGTACACCGGCATGGCCGGCGGACAGATCGACTTCCAGACCGACGCCTGGCTGCCGGTCACCCATGCCAACTACTGGGCGAAGTACCGGAACGAGCTCGAGGACATGGGCGCCTGGTACGGGCCCACCTCGCTGGAGCTGGCCGTCCCCTCGTACATGAAGGGAATCGACTCCCTCGACGACCTCAAGGGCAAGTCGGACCAGTTCAAGGGGCGGATCATCGGCATCGAGCCCAGTGCGGGCATGATGGGGCTGCTCAAGGACAAGGTCCTGCCCGCGTACGGCCTCGACAAGGAGTACCAGGTCGTCGACGGCTCCACGCCCGGCATGCTGGCCGAGCTGAAGCGCGCGTACGCCAAGAAGGAGCCGATCGTCGTCACGCTCTGGTCGCCGCACTGGGCGTACAGCGACTACGACCTGAAGAAGCTCAAGGACCCGAAGGGCACCTGGGGCAAGGGAGACGGCGTGCACACCCTGACTCGCAAGGGCTTCGCCGAGGACAACCCCGAGGTCGCGAAGTGGCTCAAGTCCTTCAAGCTGAGCGAGCAGCAGCTCACCGGCCTCGAGGCGAAGATCCAGCAGACCGGCAAGGGCAAGGAGCAGGAGGCGGTCCGCGCCTGGCTCAAGGAGAACCCGGGTCTCGCCGAGAAGCTGACCCCGACCGGCTGA